The genomic DNA AATCAAACCGACAATAGCAGCAATGCAGCTGACACACGAGTTGTAGAAGAAGAACACAATAACTTACTGCTGGGTATTCCGTCATTATCTGCGTCTGCCGAAGGTAGCAGAAATGATGAGTCAATTATATGGAGTACAGGATTCTTGTATTGGGAGTGATCTGAGAAAGGCTTGATCGAGCATCCTGAACGATGTGCCATAGGGTAACCAGGATATATTCACCGATAAGGAGAATCCCTCCCAAGGTCCAATTTCATGGTGGTGAGTGAGGAGACTGCCTAAGCAAAAAGGATGGCTTTGGACCGACAATGATCGGGGGGCCTCGGTAAAAAGTGACCAAGAATGCACCCGACATCGACAATATAGTGCCAATAATCTTTGCTCGACCGCTTCTACTCTTCAAGGACACCTCCTCCATTCTTTTTATAGTtaacaaagaagaaaacaaaaccTGAAGAGCATCAGGAGGCTGTTGAAAATGGCACTATGAATGCGGGTAAGGATGAAGAAGAACCTGAAGAGGATGGCAAGGATGAAAGTGAAAGCAGGCATGAAGTTGCTGATGGCAGAAGCTGATTCCTGCGTATCCCATCATCTGCTATGAGGCCCTAAACACCCACAAGAAGCAACAAATTCAATCAGACCCATCTGAAATCAAGAAACACGAACTCGGCCTGTGATGCAGAACAAAATGATGAATAAAACATATGTATATGTCAACATCACACACCCAATGAGCCCAAGAAGGCCAATTTTGGACATGATCCTGAGGCTTAGTGGAGGCAGCACTCTTGACCTGCCAAAGACAAAGATCTCAGATTATTTAGCATAAGAAATTTGGTCAAGCAGACAGACATACAGAGGGAGAGAGACCGGTAGGAGACGAAGGAGGCAGGGAGGAAGGCTGTGGCACCGATGGCGTAAATACAGACGATGAAGACATGGTGGCTCGTGCCGTGTCGAGTTGCCGCCTTGAACAGGGTGTTGAGCCCCACGTTGATGCACTCCGCGGACACCATTAATGAGAATGGAAGCACATCCCTGTAGCGGTAGTacctcctttcctttcctcccTCCTCAACTCAGACAATCTCTTACGTTGTTTACTCTGTAGGAGATTAAGTTCCTGCTAGTGGTGACTGATTCTGCAATCAATGGAATGATGACAAAGGGGAGAGGGTGTTCCACTCCTCTGTCTTCAGTCAATAAATAAGTACAGTGGCCCGAAGCAATGAAGGAAGACAGATTAATCTACATGGACAGATGATTTGTGTCGATTTGTGTCGGTTAATGACGGTTAATAGCGGTTACTCGATGCCGGGTCAGCTCGAAATCACCCCTTCATGTATTGCATTGTCAATCTTCAAGGGATCAGAGTGGCGATTCATTTTTTAACTCTTTGTCAGCTTTATACTGACCCGCCTTTCAAACTAATCATGTCTTCTTCGATTGTCCGAGTATGGGTCGCTCCAAGCaaacataaatattattatcgtTTTACTTGGATGGGCAGGCGTTTGCTagagaacaagaaaaagaGGTTGAGTACGACAGCCACCTTCTCATCAAACCAATTATTCGgcatttttctcatttttctattCGATTTGgcaagatttttttatttcctctGATAAGATGTTTGAGTCTTTCTAGTTGGAGTGGCCCGTGCCCTTACTCCGACCCCTTTAAAGaacaacaaaaaagaaaaaaagaaagacccCTTTAGTGAACTGGTTTTAATGTCTCTCAGTACGGAAAGGACTTCTACAGTTATTTTATCCTGTCATTTCTTGTGGCGGATGTGCTGAAGCTGGCTAGGCTTTGTAGGAGTACGAGATGAGACTTTCATCAATAAAAACGATATAAACGCCAACGCCTGGAAAATTGCAATGAGAAGCAAAACTCGATCCATGCTTATACGTCTGATCTCATGACTGAAGATCGATcagttaaaaattgaatttacgGTATCGACTTTAAAGACGACAACTCGTAATCATTCTTTATTACTTTCGGGATATGTGTGCTTGCATAAAACGATATTTATCGCAACAACTGCTCCTTTGGACGAGAATTATTTAACATCTATCTGTTTTTACAAAAATCAGCCTCAATACTTTCGCTGGGCATTGGTATGGTCCTTTGGAACGAGCGCTAAACCTTATGGGATCCACTGTTTTGCAAAAGAGGCACCTTGTGATCGGGCCCTGATCCCGTGCTGCTGGCTCCATTCTCCTCTACCATCTCATTCTCTTCTTTCACCTTTCCCCACATCACGGTGTAGAAGCCGATAGATATTATCGTCGCTCCAATTAGGCTGCAAGACCATTGGTTTTGAAACAGGGCATGGTTAGGCTTCTTACCACAGCATCTCACGAGGAACACACTAGTAACTTAACTCTGTTACCTTCCGAGGTGGAGAGGGTCGCCTAGGAAGACGACACCCATAGCAACGGCAATGGCGATCGATATCGGCTTAAACATCGCGACGTAGAAAGGACCTTTCCACCCCAGAAGCCAACTGTAAGCACAGTTGTTTATGCAGGAATTAAATAGTCCCTGAAATGATAAGACGAGGATCAGGACTCAGAAACATAGTAAGATCTTTCACCTTATTTGTcaccataatttttttttttgcccttaaTTCTTACCGAGAAAATAACAGAAGCCAACCCTACACCCCGCACTCTCCAAGCATTTGGATTCGGTTCTGAATATATACCGACAATGCTAGTAATGCAGCTGACGACCACATCGTAGTAGAAGATCACAGTGTACTGTGATGGGTATTCCTTCATTATATGCGACTGTTAAGAGTCATATGAGGATAAGTCAATTAGAGATAACCTTAGATACTCGTGCCGTGAATGCTCGGTGAAAGCATCGATTAAGCACCTGAAATGTGTACCACAGTGTAACTAGGAAATATTCAGCAAAAAGTAGAACCCCTCCGATGGTCCAGTTACTCGACTGCAAGGAATGAAGAGAGTGCTTGAGCGAAAGGGATGGCTTTGGACGAAAAATTATTGCCGGACCCTGGTAGAGAGTGATCATCAATGCACCGGACATCGACACTATGGTGCCGATAATCTTTGCTTGACTGCTTCTACTCCTTATGGATACCTTCTCCATTCTTTGTGCAGAGAAAAggggggcaaaaaaaaaaaaacgaaagaaGCGTCAGGAGGTCAAGATCGAATAAAAATTCTTTAGCATATTCAACGGATTCTCGAGGCAAGTCCCGCTCCGGCATATTGCATTATTGTTAAATGGGCCCATTAGGGAGAATTGGAAGGCAATTGCAAGCAACGTGTCTAAAAGCAAACTCCAAAAGTTGAAAAAGCACCAAACCTCGAGATATGATGTGATGCAGTTGGCAAAATACACTTGGTAGGGATGGATTTTACTAGCGGTATAAGTCAACAGTCAAATGAAATTAGTCTCAGCTTAGCGTGGTCTCACAGACAAAACAAAAAGCACCAAAACTGTCTAAGGTAGGGAAGGGATGGAATTGGGGGCTCTTGGGGAATTTGAGCCAAGTCCCTTTTCATCAAAAGCAACCAAACTACTCTCCATATGCTGTTTGAAAAGTTGCAGAAAGCAACAAGAAATTGACACCCACAATGCGAAAGATAGACTTTAATTATGGCATTTCATGAGGGTGTTGGTGTGATTTTaagtggtggtggtggtgagaAAGCACCTGAAGAGAATGGCAAGGATGAAAGTGAAAGCAGGCAGGAGGGTGCTGATGGCAGAAGCAAGCGTCGGAGAGCTGTAGGCGATGCCCGTATATCCAATCATCTGTGATGTGGACCTGATAAACAGTAATCGCCACGAGAAAAGGGAGAGAACCTTACTGATTCGATCCTACAAATCAAACCCGCCGACCCATCTGGGATCGAGAGCCCGAGTAAAATCACGTACCCGATGAGCCCGAGTAGTCCGATCTTGGCCATGATTTTGAGGCTGAGCCGGGGCAGCACCGTTGACCTGCCAAACACACATGTTCACGTCCCatagaaagaaaggaacattcgTTGGTTAAGAAGCTTGATGGATCGCGCAaagcagagcagagcagaCAAAGAGCGAGTGACAGAGAGACCTGTAGGAGATGAAGGGGGCAGGGAGGAGGATGAGGGCGCCGATGGAGTAGATGTAGACGAGGAAGGCATGGTAGCTCATGCCATGTTCTGTTGCGGCCTTGAACAGGGTGAAGAGGCCCACGTTGATGGACTCCATGGCCACCATTGTTGCAAATGGAAACACCTCCCTGTAACAGTAGTACCTCCTCCCTCTTCCTTCGGCAACCGACGCCATTTCTCTTACTCCGtctttctcctcttcctcctcagcTGCAGGTGATCATCAATGGAGTTCGTGATCATAATAAAGGGGGAAGGGAGGGGttgtccctctcctctcctgtCCTTTCCTCTGTATTTAATTAACATCAACTTAGTGCAATGCCCGCACGCAAGTAGCAAAAGGAAATAGATTAATTTAAGCTGAACTGCAGGGGATGATCGAACCACAGTGATCATGCGTTTGATTGTCGACCCGTACCGATTAATAACCATTATTCGATGCCTGCAGGGACAGAATCAGCAATGTTTTTCAAGGGGCCagtttataaaatatataaagtaaaGATTATATTTCTCACATAAAcaagtgagaaaaaaaaaaacgagatTCATTGAATTTAGAAATGAATAATTACAGATGTTCTCGGACAACTTTAGAATATAATTCttattctaaaaaatgacaaTGGAAACAAACGCAAATCCTGTCTTTTGGGACTTGTGAGTGACAAACTAATGAGGCAAAATCAAGTGATTAGAAAATTTTTTGGGGTGGGCACGTGTCTATTTTACTGGACAAAAATGTTTAACTTCACTTATTTATGCGCCtaaaattaatagattttCTGGGCAGTTAAGTGACAGTTAACTGTTCGTGAGTTTCTATCGCTTTCCCTTTTGAGTATGAAAAGGCATCTTCCCGCCAAACCAATTATTTGAGGTTTTCCtcaatttttctattatttgtTATGACAAGATTCCTATTTTGATTTTCTATTTCGAGTTGGAGTCTGCTTTCATAGATGAGAGCTTATTCCAGTATGATCTGCTTTTCTTGTGCTTTTACGTTGTCCACAAGAAGTTCAATGGGATTTAGATTTAAAAAACTTTGTCGTTTTCAATTTGAATGTGAGTGTTGTGTTGTTGTACCAAATTCCTTTAAAGGTTTGTTTTTCCCCTATAGGCCAATAATGGGTTTTTGGAATGAGCGTTATTCCCCAGTTAAAGATTTAATCTCATCCGTGATCACAATGGTAGCAAGATCAGTGACTTTTCCCACAATATAGGCGTGGTTAAAGAGAATTATTTTGGATATGATCTCTAATCGATTCCCTCGGCCTGCTGCTAAACATTGAGCAGTGTTTGGATCGTCATTTGTAAGTAGAGATTACCAGTAACTTATAGAGAGGGTAACCCTTGGGCGGATTGGATAGTCGGACATACTTTATCGTTTTCTTTGGCTAATTCATATTTTTGATGTAATCCCTAATGGCTTAGACCACCTATTGCTACGAGACATTAAAGGGGTAGGAGTTTTtgcattaaataatatatatcattcaccgaaaagggcaaaaaaaaaaaaaaaaaagaaatcccaTTTGTTAATGATTTGTGAGAAGGGCACTAAGCAAAGCGGTGTGATTCTTGTCGAATCAGCCACGTGATTACATATCGAATGATTCTTGTTGAATCAGCCACGTGATTACATGTCAAACCTTTCGGAAAATCCCATGTTTCAGACAATAAAATGTATAGACCACAAGATGCACATGTCCTTACTCTGATACTTCATCAGTACCTTTCGTTCATTAATTACCCTCTCctcatatataataaataaaatcataatttttttttaaaaaaaaatgataaaccAAAGCGACACGAATATGATATCGGGGAACATTCCTTATAGGCCTATACACTTTCCTTTTAGGGTCCCTGTCCTATGAGAAATTATTGCCTCGATTTAGTCCTCCAGATCATCCATGACATGTTTTAAAGCATATACATTGTTGTGAAGTATACAGAACTCGGAATTCTGTCGTCTTTTTACAAGAAGTGGTCTAACTGACCTTTGCGGTCGTTGCTCCAAGTTGTTTTGTGACAATCGAAACTATGACAAAAGGTTCGAATGATTATAACAGATCGGGACACACTCCTGAAGGCAACAAGAAGTAATTAAGCTCTACATGTCAATACTTGAGACAACTGACATCTTGCAGTTCATGTGCAACTACAGAGGAGTTGGCTCATGATTCCAACCGATACGTACTTCGAATAAACAGTTCCTACCGTTCTCGACACCATATTCTGACAATCATTTTGAACTACagtttcaaaaattctttagATCGACAACAGAACAAGTgtggatcaaaattaaatCCACTGCAATTTTACAAGGAATCACAGATAAAACGGACCCAAATCTTCTCTCCTGGGCTACATTAAAACGGGCCAGGCTTTCATTTGTACATATCATCTCCCTGTCAATACACACAGACGACATTCACAAAAAATTTCAGGGGTTGCAGTTCGTCAAGAGTTCAAAGTTCGAGCCTTGATACATGGTACGATTGTTGCTCTAGAGAAGGAAAACCCGAGTGTTGATTTTGTCATAACCGTTTCGCACAGTTACCTTGTCGAGACGCAAGCTAAACATTCAATTATCTTTTAATACATGTTCTTATGTCCCATCATGAAGATGTAGTGTGCCCTTTGGAACAAGGCTTCAGATCATCAAGAATAGGCTATTCTTAAAACCGAACTGTTATCTCTACAAAATCTAACGGGAGACCCAGCTCGCGTAGAATGttaattatatcaatataATTAACATATATCTATTATGAGGTCATCTGACATGGCCCTCCGTAGATATATAGATCATGCCCACTATTCATATGATTACAAGCCCATCTTCTGTGTTCCTCGAGAAGAGTCGAGGGAGGAGCCACGTCCTGAGAGCAGCACAATGCTTTTTTACAAGATTGAGCCTGAGTATGAGCACAATGCTTAGCCTAATGACTGCTCGGGTCTTACGGTCACAGGGCAGGAAGACAGCCTGTGTCTAAAGTGAGTGCCTCAACAGGGTCATTTGGACTCTGATCCTTCGGACTAGAGCTCTTCACTAGCTATAGCATATatccaccaaaaaaataataataataaatcagCCCTAGTTCTTCGGGCGTGTTGATAGTTTGGTTCCTTCGGACCGACAGCTAAACCTCATCCGCCTTATAGTTCTGCAGAAGAGGCACTTGGTGGTCGGGCTGGGATCCTGTTCGGCTGGCTGCAAATTCCTCTACCATCTCTTCTTGCACCTTTCCCCAAATCACGGTGTAGAACCCGACACAAATTATCATTGATCCGACAAGGCTGCAAGACCATTGGTTTTGAAAGAGAGCATGGTTATTCATCACTGCAGCATCTCCCTTACTGAGGAGCAAACTTTTTGCTTTAAGTAACTGCTATTACCTTCCCAGGTGGAGAGTGTCGCCAAGGAACACGACACCCATAGCAACGGCAATGGCAATCGATAACGGCTTAAACATTGCAACATAGAATGGACCTTTCAAACGCAGAGCCCAAGTATGAATAGAGAGGTTCAAGCAGCAAACAAACAGTCCCTAAGAAGACATGGGAATCGGACTCAGAAACATAACATGATGTTTAACGGTATCTGTTGCAAAGTAATTCTTCGAGTTTCTTACTGAGCAAAGCACGGAAGCCAATCCTACACCCCTCACTCTCCAAGCATTTGGATTTGGTTCTGCAATGAGACCGACAACAGCGGCAATCAAGGTGGCGCACAAGTTGTAGAGAAAGACCACAATAAGCTCCGCTGGGTAATCCTTCATTATCTGTGCCTGTTCAGTCCACAAAACAATAAGCCAATAAAAATGGGAGTTTTAGATATGTGAATGCTCAGGAAAGCCTCGATCGAGCACCTGAATGAAGTACCAGAGCGTGACTAGTATATATTCGCCAATAAGGAGGATCCCTCCGAGGGTCCAATTCGACTGTGGCAAGTGCAGAGACTGCCTGCGCAAAAAGGATGGCTTCGAACCGAAAATGATCGGCATGCCCTGGTATAGAGTGACCATGAATGCACCCAACATAGACAGTACTGTGCCAATAATCTTCGCTTGACTGCTTCTACTCTTCAAGGACACCTTCTCCATTCTTTTCATAGATAGAAAGACAGAAGAAGCTTTAGTAATCAATGAGAAATCGGCCTTCCGCGAGGGTGTTTTTGGAATTTCAGCTTGGGGGAGAAGAAGAACCTGAAGAGGACGGCAAGGATGAAGGTGAGAGCAGGCATGAGGTTGCTGATGGCGGAAGCAAGCGTTGGAGAGCTGAGGCCGATCCCTGTGTATCCCATTATCTGTGATGAGCTCCTAAAACACCCATAAGAAGCAACCAATTCGATCAGGACCCATCTAAAATCGATAAGCAAGAACCGGGTCTGTCTGTGATGAAAGTTTCTCGAACGAATGAATACATTAGAGCGCCAGGTTACATATGAACCAAGCTGATGGAAAGTGTCACGTCAGTCCGACACAAACACCCTCATAAAAATGTCCTGGTACACTTCTGTTGGAAAGACTTGACACTTTAATGTGATGTGTTGGACAACATTGGCTAGTTCATATTTGACGAGGCGATCTAAGAGTTTGTCTAATGGGATGATATAGCTCCGTACCCGATGAGCCCAAGAAGGCCGATTTGGGACATGATCCTGAGGGTGGGCGGAGGCAGCACCGTTGACCTGCTACAGACGCGACATAGAACCATTGGTTAAGATCTCAGATTTCTCAGCTCATGAAATTTGGTCCGCGGGAAAGACCTGTGGGAGATGAAGGCAGCGGGGAGGAGGGCGGCGGCGCCGATGGCGTAGATGTAGATGGTGAAGACATAGTGGCTCATGCCGCGTCGAGTTGCCGCCTTGAACAGGGTGTTGAGCCCCATATAGACACACTCCCCGGACACCATTAATGAGAATGGTAGCACATCCCTGAAACAGTAATCCCTCCTCCCTTCCCCGGCTGACTCCATTCCCTTTCCTTCCTCCTCGGACAATCACTTATCAGAGTGGTGAGTCTGCAATCAATGGAATAATGATAGAGGAAAGAGGGTGTCCCACTCCTCTGTCTAGTCGTCAATAAATAAGTAGAGTGGCCCCAATCAATGAAGTAAGACAGATTAATCAAGCTACATGGATGGACGAATGATCAAACAGCCGATCATGCTTCTGACTGCCTGGCTCGAGTTACCGTTGCTCGATGCCAGGTCGGCTCACTCAAAATGCGTGCAGCATAGTGCGCTGTCGATCTTTCGGGGTGGCACgaagatggagagagagagagactatTGTGCAACATTTTTTCACTCTTCATGAATTTCTATAGTCACTTTAGTGATTATCGTAAGTGCACTATCCCGATCCACCTTGCAAACTAATCTTGTCTTCTTCGATTTTTCGAATAAGGGGTCACTTGGGTGAGTAtataatatgttttttttccccttggATGGTCAGGCCACATGTAGAGATCAAGAAAAGGAGGATTGAGTACGACAGCCATCTTCACCTCAGAGGAACCACATTTTCCTTATtcttctatttaatttttggcAAGACCTTTGTTCTGCTCCAATAATGCACTTGATATTCTAGTCTCTCTATTTGGAGCGGCCGTGTGCCCTTATTCCGAGAACCATTTGCTGGACTGTCCATTGTATTTGTATACTGTCGGATCAACTTTTCGTCAGATAGTAAGTTACTGTCTCTCGGTGCGGAAAGGACTATTACTGGTTATTTTGTTTAATCGTTTTCTTTCATGGTTAACGTTGAATCATTGAATTCTGCTAACCCTATCTGCTCATGcccatttattttgtttaatcGTTTTCATTCATGGTTAATGTTGGATCATTCAACTCTGCTAACCCATTCTGCTCGTGCCCATTTACCATACAGATCCTGGTGGAGGATATGAAGCTAGGCTTTGTAGGAACACGAGATGAGATTTTGATTGACGAATACAGTAGGAATGCCCGTGCCAGGGATGATGCATTGAGACCAAAAGCTGGGTTTACCTGGCCCTTTATACAAAGGAACTCGATCTCAGCACTTATACATGTAATGCCATTCTCCTCGAAGATTGATCAGCTAGAAATTGAATTTACATCATTGGTTATATGCTCATCCTGTTGTGGAAATCTCTTCCTTGCCAAGCAGTATTGTCTAATGGTTCCAGCCTTCCAGGCATCACCAGTGCTCAGAATTCTCTGTTTTGCTTTAACCGCAAATCATATTACTTGTTTACAAGGTTAAGCCCGAGCAAAAGCAGAATTTCGTGCCCAATGAGTATTTACAAATTGCTCAGGTTCGGTCTTCATAGGGCACTGGCAACCAGCTCGAGTCCCCAGTGAGAGCCTCAACAGGGTTATTAGGACTCTCCCTTGGGACTGGAACTCTTTAATATCTGTATCCACAAAAATCAGCCCCCAATACTATGCAGCTACGATGGGCATTGATAATTTAGCTCCTCCGGACTGATAGCTAAACCTCGTTGGGTTTATAGTTTTGCAGAAGCGGCACCTTGTGATCGGGCACTGATCCTCTGCTGCTGGCTCCACAGTCGTCTAGCATCTCTTCTTTCACCTTTCCCCACATCACAGTGTAGAAGCCGATGGATATTATCGTCGCTCCAATGAGACTGCAAGACCATCAGATTTCAAACAGGGCATGGTTAGCCTTCGAAACTGCAGCATCTCACTTACTGAGGAAACACTCGTAATTTAACTCTATTACCTTCCGAGGTGAAGAGTGTCGCCGAGGAACATGAAACCCATAGCAACAGCAATGGCGATTGATAACGGCTTAAACATCGAAACGTAGAAAGGGCCTTTCACTCTCAGAGCCCAGGTGTGAACACAGTTGCTCAAGCAGGACATACATAGTCCCTAAAAGGACCGGACGAGAATCAGAActcagaaaataataatatctttCACCTAGTTTgtcaatatttttctaatgaaTCTTACCGAGCAAAGAACAGAGGTCAATCCTATACCCCGCACTTTCCAAGCATTCAGACTTGGTTCAGTAATTATGCCGACAATGGCAGCAATGAAGCTCACACACAAGTTGTAGTAGAAGATTACAGTAAACTCTGCCGGATATTCCTTCATTATCTGCGCCTGCAATGAATTCATGAGAAGATGAGTCAATTAGATAAAGTCTTAGGTACTCGCACCGTGGATGCTCGGAGAAAGTATCGATGAAGCACCTGAACGATGTACCATAGGGTAACTAGGATATATTCACCGATAAGGAGAATCCCTCCGATGGTCCAATTTGATTGCTGGGAAAGCAAAGATTGCTTGAGCAGAAGGGATGGCTTCGGACCGAAAATGATTGCCGGGCCCTGGTAGAGAGTGACCACAAACGCGCCTGACATTGACACTATTGTGCCAATAATCTTCGCTTGACTGCTTTTAGTCTTTAAGGACAGCTTCTCCATTCTTTCCGTAGACAATAAAGAGGAGGCAAATAACCCCAAAGAAGCATCAGGAGGTAATGAACCGATAAAAAATCGTTAGCCTAGCTAATTGAATGATTCTTGAGGAATGTTCCGTCCCGTCCCGTCCCGTCCTGTCCCGTCCCAGGTATATCACATCATTGCTAAATTGGCTCCACTAGTGAGTATGGAGGCAATTGCAAGCAAACATCACTAAGAGCAAACTCCGAAAGTGAAAAAAGCACCGAAAACTACTAAGATAGGAAAGGGATTATGGAAGGGACGGGGGCTCCTGCACTTGCAGGCAATCACCCCACTCTCTATTTGCTACTGGACGACTTGCAGAAAGCAACAAGAAATTGACACCCATCGTGTGAAAGATGGACTCAAAATGGCAATTTCATTAGGGGTGCTTCTGTAATTTTCaagtggtggtggtggtggggaAGGACGAACCTGAAGAGAATGGCAAGGACGAAAGTGAAAGCAGGCAGAAGGTTGCTGATGGCAGAAGCAAGCGTCGGAGAGCTGAAGCTGATCCCCGTGTATCCTATGATCTGTGATGAGCCCCTAAACAGTAAAACACCACAAGAAAGAGGCGAACTTTACTAATTTGCTCCAACAAATCCAGAGACCCATCTGAAATCAAGGAACAAGAAGTCGGTCTGCGATGGCAATCATCACGAATGAATGTGTATTTTAGTACCCGATGAGCCCGAGAAGGCCAATTTTGGCCAGGATCCTAGAGGTGAGCGGCGGCAGTGCCGTTGACCTGccaaaaacacacacacacacacacacacacagagggAGACAGGGATGATAGAGACAGGAACATTTGTTAGGAAATTATGATCATGCAGAGCAGAGGCAAGACAGAGTAGAGTGAGAAACAGAGAAAGGGGGATATGAGAGACCTGTGGGAGATGAAGGGGGCAGGGAGGAGGACGAGGGCGGCGATGGAGTAGATGTAGACGACGAAGACATGGTAACTCATGCCATGTTCAGTGGCGGCCTTGAAGAGGGTGTTGAGCCCCACATTGAGGCACTCCATGGACACCAATGCAGTGAACGGAAGCACGTCCCTGTAGCAGTAGTCCCTCCTCCGTCCTCCTCCACCTGATGACTCCATCTCCTTTCCTCCTTCCTCAACTCAAGTCAATCTCCTAGGTTGTTGGTGGTGGTGTTCTTgcagagatgagagagagagagagagagagagagagagagagagagagcagttGGCAGTGAGGGGTGAGTCTGCAAGCATCAATGGAGTGAAGAAGATAATAGGGAAGAAAGAGGGGCCACTTTAATCAACATCTACTGATTACAGTGCCCGCACGCAAAGAGCTAAAGGAAAAAAGATTAATCAATGTTATAATAGGGATGATCTATCGAACCACTGATCATGCGTCCTACTGTCAATCCGCATCGGTTGATGACTGTTATTGGATGCCTGAGTCTCGGATTTTTCGCATCGCCGTTGAGTGACCGATATTGACAGGGGAGCGACTATGAGTTTTAACTCTGCATGAGCTTCTATAGTCACTTCTAGCGATTATTATTCATAGATCTAACCAACTTTAACTAGATCACGACCCACCCTTATTGGATCGTATAGATATCGGATGCATCGGGAGgacatagttttttttttctttttttgggagtATGAAAGGCATCTACCCGTCAAACCAATTATTTGAggtttctctccttttttcttttcttttttcttttcttggctCGAACCTCTCATTTTCTATT from Punica granatum isolate Tunisia-2019 chromosome 2, ASM765513v2, whole genome shotgun sequence includes the following:
- the LOC116196619 gene encoding WAT1-related protein At3g28050-like isoform X3, whose protein sequence is MESAGEGRRDYCFRDVLPFSLMVSGECVYMGLNTLFKAATRRGMSHYVFTIYIYAIGAAALLPAAFISHSRSTVLPPPTLRIMSQIGLLGLIGSSSQIMGYTGIGLSSPTLASAISNLMPALTFILAVLFRMEKVSLKSRSSQAKIIGTVLSMLGAFMVTLYQGMPIIFGSKPSFLRRQSLHLPQSNWTLGGILLIGEYILVTLWYFIQAQIMKDYPAELIVVFLYNLCATLIAAVVGLIAEPNPNAWRVRGVGLASVLCSVHSMLQCLSRYRLPLPLLWVSCSLATLSTWEALSDQ
- the LOC116194994 gene encoding WAT1-related protein At3g28050-like, with amino-acid sequence MASVAEGRGRRYYCYREVFPFATMVAMESINVGLFTLFKAATEHGMSYHAFLVYIYSIGALILLPAPFISYRSTVLPRLSLKIMAKIGLLGLIGSTSQMIGYTGIAYSSPTLASAISTLLPAFTFILAILFRMEKVSIRSRSSQAKIIGTIVSMSGALMITLYQGPAIIFRPKPSLSLKHSLHSLQSSNWTIGGVLLFAEYFLVTLWYTFQSHIMKEYPSQYTVIFYYDVVVSCITSIVGIYSEPNPNAWRVRGVGLASVIFSGLFNSCINNCAYSWLLGWKGPFYVAMFKPISIAIAVAMGVVFLGDPLHLGSLIGATIISIGFYTVMWGKVKEENEMVEENGASSTGSGPDHKVPLLQNSGSHKV
- the LOC116196619 gene encoding WAT1-related protein At3g28050-like isoform X2, which gives rise to MESAGEGRRDYCFRDVLPFSLMVSGECVYMGLNTLFKAATRRGMSHYVFTIYIYAIGAAALLPAAFISHRSTVLPPPTLRIMSQIGLLGLIGSSSQIMGYTGIGLSSPTLASAISNLMPALTFILAVLFRMEKVSLKSRSSQAKIIGTVLSMLGAFMVTLYQGMPIIFGSKPSFLRRQSLHLPQSNWTLGGILLIGEYILVTLWYFIQAQIMKDYPAELIVVFLYNLCATLIAAVVGLIAEPNPNAWRVRGVGLASVLCSGLFVCCLNLSIHTWALRLKGPFYVAMFKPLSIAIAVAMGVVFLGDTLHLGSLVGSMIICVGFYTVIWGKVQEEMVEEFAASRTGSQPDHQVPLLQNYKADEV
- the LOC116196619 gene encoding WAT1-related protein At3g28050-like isoform X1, translated to MESAGEGRRDYCFRDVLPFSLMVSGECVYMGLNTLFKAATRRGMSHYVFTIYIYAIGAAALLPAAFISHSRSTVLPPPTLRIMSQIGLLGLIGSSSQIMGYTGIGLSSPTLASAISNLMPALTFILAVLFRMEKVSLKSRSSQAKIIGTVLSMLGAFMVTLYQGMPIIFGSKPSFLRRQSLHLPQSNWTLGGILLIGEYILVTLWYFIQAQIMKDYPAELIVVFLYNLCATLIAAVVGLIAEPNPNAWRVRGVGLASVLCSGLFVCCLNLSIHTWALRLKGPFYVAMFKPLSIAIAVAMGVVFLGDTLHLGSLVGSMIICVGFYTVIWGKVQEEMVEEFAASRTGSQPDHQVPLLQNYKADEV
- the LOC116196618 gene encoding WAT1-related protein At3g28050-like, translating into MESSGGGGRRRDYCYRDVLPFTALVSMECLNVGLNTLFKAATEHGMSYHVFVVYIYSIAALVLLPAPFISHRSTALPPLTSRILAKIGLLGLIGGSSQIIGYTGISFSSPTLASAISNLLPAFTFVLAILFRMEKLSLKTKSSQAKIIGTIVSMSGAFVVTLYQGPAIIFGPKPSLLLKQSLLSQQSNWTIGGILLIGEYILVTLWYIVQAQIMKEYPAEFTVIFYYNLCVSFIAAIVGIITEPSLNAWKVRGIGLTSVLCSGLCMSCLSNCVHTWALRVKGPFYVSMFKPLSIAIAVAMGFMFLGDTLHLGSLIGATIISIGFYTVMWGKVKEEMLDDCGASSRGSVPDHKVPLLQNYKPNEV